A section of the Methanococcoides sp. LMO-2 genome encodes:
- a CDS encoding lysylphosphatidylglycerol synthase transmembrane domain-containing protein — MNRFFKWLVISLLLSFTSIVFLLVFTVDTTTIDSILNIKKEAILAAIALQVFSYIVWGLRTKFMCQSLGHDISSLKTTEIAISSLLVAAVTPSSAGGEALRVHLLSKNEIPIGQATSVVIGERLTDAFLILVTAPIALYIFRGVIPGENFDILLITGEAVLLSALGILIYAVWKPHRIKRMIHFLVHRTRRFHGRKTDEALAHLLKKVDTEVDDFHFGLRYLLKKGRRGLLYGTICTIIYRCTLYSILPVILSGLNQPPEVVVAFAAQILLTIVMIIPATPGASGVAEFGASSLFSVLVASPALIGITVLAWRALTYYTNIIAGSFVSLKVLKDADFMNSSVEK; from the coding sequence ATGAATCGATTCTTTAAGTGGCTCGTAATATCACTGCTGTTAAGCTTTACATCAATTGTATTTTTGCTGGTCTTCACAGTGGATACGACCACGATCGATTCCATCCTTAACATCAAAAAGGAAGCGATCTTAGCTGCCATCGCACTTCAAGTGTTTTCCTATATTGTCTGGGGACTTCGTACGAAATTTATGTGCCAGTCCCTGGGCCACGATATCAGTTCATTAAAGACCACAGAGATCGCCATATCAAGCCTCCTCGTAGCTGCTGTCACACCGTCTTCTGCCGGAGGAGAGGCCCTAAGGGTGCACCTTCTTTCAAAGAACGAGATCCCGATAGGACAGGCAACATCAGTAGTAATTGGAGAGAGGCTCACTGATGCTTTTTTAATACTCGTGACAGCACCCATAGCACTCTACATTTTCAGGGGTGTTATCCCGGGTGAGAATTTCGACATCCTCCTCATCACCGGAGAAGCGGTGCTCCTCTCAGCCCTTGGAATATTGATATATGCCGTATGGAAACCACATCGTATAAAGAGAATGATCCATTTCCTCGTGCACAGGACAAGACGCTTTCATGGAAGGAAGACCGATGAAGCACTTGCACATCTGCTGAAGAAAGTGGATACGGAAGTGGATGATTTCCACTTTGGACTGCGATACCTGTTGAAAAAAGGAAGAAGAGGTCTGCTCTACGGCACAATATGCACCATAATCTATCGCTGCACGCTCTATTCCATCCTGCCGGTCATACTCTCGGGACTGAACCAGCCACCAGAAGTGGTGGTGGCATTCGCAGCACAGATCCTGCTAACTATCGTAATGATAATACCTGCAACCCCGGGAGCAAGCGGAGTTGCAGAGTTTGGTGCAAGCTCACTTTTCTCAGTACTGGTGGCATCCCCGGCATTGATAGGAATAACAGTACTGGCCTGGAGAGCACTCACATATTATACAAATATAATTGCAGGAAGCTTTGTGAGCCTGAAGGTCCTGAAAGATGCAGACTTCATGAACAGCTCAGTCGAAAAGTAA
- a CDS encoding radical SAM protein, giving the protein MRTVIIDGYVDEPACFGVPPYISPYIRYIAGALRDRGIAEDDIHYFTIDQLRTATADDVLALKSADLVVILSGMTVPGKYLRSSPITPGEIENICSLSQGLKVIGGPIRLGFSKEGGTGASELGIEAEDVVIAKQDIEAFVYDLFENGSLLDPDDINHRLRTVGEIGKWSRLGAFIIEKHPEYPYVMCELETYRGCGRKVHCSFCTERFYGPSDYRPVFDVVDEVSSLYAAGAKYFRIGRQPDLFGFHAKDIGADILQPDPSVLESLYGGIRKVAPDLQVLHMDNANPATIAAYPEQSLEIMKTIVCHHTSGDIAALGMESADPNVVRANDLKAMPEDVMDVIRMFNDVGASRGSNGLPELLPGLNFVHGLPGETKKTFDMNYDFLRDVLDSGLLVRRINIRQVMAFPGTRVYGNDELVGKHKKLFLKYKEKVRKEIDLPMLRKVVPKGTVLRDVMCEVHDESSKHELTFGRQFGTYPLLVGIPLTLPLWKFTDVVITGHGQRSVKAIPYPLEINSAPLSVIKEIPGITDLEASEIYSGVPYANKNDILEKVIDVERMLDYIIV; this is encoded by the coding sequence ATGAGAACAGTGATCATAGACGGCTATGTGGATGAGCCCGCGTGCTTCGGGGTTCCGCCATACATCTCTCCCTACATCCGCTACATAGCCGGTGCCCTCCGTGACAGAGGCATAGCAGAAGATGATATTCATTATTTTACCATCGATCAGCTCAGGACAGCAACAGCAGATGATGTCCTTGCACTAAAGAGTGCAGACCTTGTGGTCATACTGTCAGGCATGACCGTCCCGGGCAAGTACCTAAGGTCATCCCCTATAACTCCTGGTGAGATCGAGAACATATGTAGTCTTTCACAGGGACTGAAAGTGATAGGTGGTCCCATACGTCTCGGTTTCAGCAAAGAGGGTGGTACAGGTGCCAGTGAGCTGGGTATCGAAGCGGAAGATGTTGTCATTGCAAAGCAGGATATCGAGGCTTTCGTCTATGATCTCTTTGAGAATGGTTCCCTGCTTGACCCGGATGATATTAACCACCGGCTGAGGACAGTAGGTGAGATCGGGAAGTGGTCCCGTCTTGGTGCTTTTATCATCGAAAAACATCCGGAGTATCCGTATGTCATGTGCGAGCTTGAGACCTACCGTGGCTGTGGCCGTAAGGTGCACTGCTCCTTCTGCACCGAAAGGTTCTACGGGCCTTCGGATTACCGCCCTGTATTCGATGTGGTCGATGAGGTGTCCTCCCTTTACGCTGCCGGTGCAAAATATTTCCGTATTGGAAGGCAGCCTGACCTGTTCGGTTTCCACGCTAAGGATATCGGTGCGGACATCCTGCAACCGGATCCATCTGTACTGGAATCGCTCTATGGAGGCATACGCAAGGTGGCGCCTGACCTTCAGGTGTTGCACATGGACAATGCAAATCCGGCAACCATTGCTGCGTATCCTGAGCAGAGCCTTGAGATAATGAAAACCATTGTCTGCCATCACACATCCGGTGATATTGCTGCCCTTGGTATGGAAAGTGCTGATCCGAATGTGGTGCGTGCCAATGATCTGAAAGCAATGCCGGAGGATGTGATGGATGTGATCAGGATGTTCAATGATGTTGGTGCTTCAAGAGGCAGTAACGGACTCCCTGAGCTTTTACCGGGGTTGAACTTTGTCCACGGTCTTCCCGGCGAGACCAAGAAGACCTTTGATATGAACTATGATTTTCTCAGGGATGTCCTGGACTCCGGACTTCTGGTAAGAAGGATCAATATCCGGCAGGTCATGGCATTTCCGGGTACCCGGGTCTATGGCAATGATGAGCTTGTGGGAAAGCACAAGAAGCTGTTCCTGAAGTACAAGGAAAAAGTACGAAAAGAGATCGATCTGCCAATGCTTCGGAAGGTCGTTCCGAAAGGCACCGTACTTCGGGATGTGATGTGTGAGGTACATGATGAAAGCTCAAAACACGAGCTGACATTTGGAAGGCAGTTTGGCACCTATCCTTTGCTTGTTGGTATTCCGCTTACACTTCCACTCTGGAAGTTCACCGATGTTGTGATCACAGGGCATGGGCAGCGTTCCGTAAAGGCAATCCCCTATCCGCTTGAGATCAATTCCGCCCCCCTCTCTGTAATTAAGGAGATCCCCGGTATTACCGATCTTGAAGCTTCAGAGATCTATAGTGGGGTACCTTATGCAAATAAGAATGATATCCTGGAAAAGGTAATTGATGTGGAAAGAATGCTGGACTATATTATAGTGTGA
- the ilvD gene encoding dihydroxy-acid dehydratase has translation MRSDNTKKGDARAPNRSLLKAIGVTDSEMKKPFIAVVNSWTEFIPGHIHLDKVAEAVKAGIRNAGGVPFEFHTIGICDGIAMGHEGMKYSLPSREAIEDTIEIMIQGQQMDGMVMVTSCDKITPAHLMAAGRLDIPTMVVTGGPMLPGFVDDKYTDLVSVFEGVGSCQSGSVSSDKLKQLEDMCCCGAGSCAGMFTANTMACMTEALGLSLPGCATAHAVDAKKMRMAKDTGERIVELVQEGVTARQIVTERSFENAIMVDLAVGGSTNTTLHLPAIAHEFGIELPLEKFDELSKTTPHLIGLRPGGDNFMLDFERAGGVHAIMKRLKTKLNLDEKTITGKTVGENVEEFVIYNPKLNARILTTLENPLHEEGGIAVLKGNLAPDGAVVKQAAVDEKMLKHTGPARVFNSEEEAMSTIMKGEIKPGDVVVIRYEGPKGGPGMREMLSPTSAIAGMGLIDSVALITDGRFSGGTRGPCIGHISPEAYEGGPIGLIQEGDIIEIDMPGRKLELNVSDEELEKRRADFKPIEKEVTGYLSRYRKTVSSANRGAIRD, from the coding sequence ATGAGAAGTGACAATACAAAGAAAGGAGATGCACGTGCACCGAACCGGTCGCTTTTGAAAGCGATAGGGGTTACCGATTCTGAGATGAAGAAGCCGTTCATAGCTGTTGTGAATTCATGGACAGAGTTCATTCCGGGACACATTCACTTAGACAAGGTAGCAGAAGCGGTAAAGGCCGGTATTCGCAATGCAGGCGGTGTTCCTTTCGAATTCCATACCATAGGCATCTGTGATGGTATCGCAATGGGACACGAAGGAATGAAGTATTCCCTTCCAAGCAGGGAAGCTATCGAGGACACCATTGAGATCATGATCCAGGGCCAGCAGATGGACGGTATGGTCATGGTAACATCATGTGACAAGATCACACCTGCACACCTCATGGCTGCAGGAAGACTTGACATCCCGACAATGGTCGTCACAGGCGGACCTATGCTTCCGGGATTTGTTGATGACAAATACACAGACCTCGTCTCCGTTTTCGAAGGAGTCGGGTCCTGCCAGAGCGGATCGGTCTCATCTGACAAACTGAAACAGCTTGAAGATATGTGTTGCTGCGGTGCAGGCTCCTGTGCTGGAATGTTCACAGCCAACACCATGGCATGCATGACAGAAGCACTGGGACTTAGCCTCCCGGGTTGTGCAACAGCCCATGCAGTTGATGCAAAGAAGATGCGTATGGCAAAAGACACCGGTGAGAGGATCGTGGAGCTTGTACAGGAAGGAGTTACAGCACGCCAGATCGTTACCGAGAGATCCTTTGAGAATGCTATCATGGTCGACCTTGCAGTAGGAGGAAGTACCAACACAACCCTTCACCTGCCTGCAATCGCACACGAGTTTGGAATTGAGCTTCCGCTTGAGAAGTTCGATGAGCTCAGCAAGACAACTCCACACCTGATAGGACTCAGGCCAGGCGGAGATAACTTCATGCTTGATTTCGAGAGAGCTGGCGGAGTTCATGCGATCATGAAGAGGCTTAAGACAAAGCTCAACCTCGATGAGAAGACAATCACCGGAAAGACCGTTGGCGAGAATGTCGAAGAATTTGTCATTTATAATCCAAAGCTGAACGCCCGTATACTGACCACACTTGAGAACCCGCTCCACGAGGAAGGCGGAATTGCAGTGCTGAAAGGAAATCTTGCACCTGACGGAGCAGTTGTCAAACAGGCAGCTGTGGATGAGAAGATGCTCAAACACACCGGCCCTGCAAGAGTATTCAACAGTGAAGAAGAAGCAATGTCAACCATCATGAAAGGCGAGATCAAGCCTGGAGATGTCGTTGTCATCAGGTACGAGGGACCAAAAGGAGGTCCGGGTATGCGTGAGATGCTCTCTCCAACCTCAGCTATCGCTGGAATGGGACTCATTGATTCTGTGGCACTCATCACGGACGGAAGGTTCTCAGGTGGTACAAGAGGACCATGTATCGGTCACATCTCACCTGAAGCCTATGAAGGCGGACCTATCGGCCTGATACAGGAAGGCGACATAATCGAGATCGATATGCCTGGAAGAAAGCTTGAACTCAACGTTTCAGACGAAGAACTGGAAAAGAGGAGAGCTGACTTCAAGCCTATCGAAAAAGAAGTCACAGGTTACCTTTCAAGATACCGAAAAACAGTTAGTTCCGCAAACAGAGGAGCTATCAGGGACTAA
- the mtrH gene encoding tetrahydromethanopterin S-methyltransferase subunit H: MFRFQKEQEIVNIAGVKIGGQPGELATALAGTIFYEGHSIVEDADAGIFDRAGAEALVNMQDSMSDETGNPSIVHIFANTFESMQKYIDFVTSVSDSPFIIDSPQPAVRMASSEYVTDIGLADKTIYNSINMSISDEECAALADSDIDSSIILGFNAMDSSLDGRMALLENGGKLMDRGLLEIADECGITNVLIDPSITPMGDGAGIALRMTMTAKAKWGYPVGSGIHNAPSSWSWLKAKKKEDPLVYKMCDIGTVSMQQLAGGDFVLYGPIENAKYTFPLAAMADIMISEASSDLDIEPSSSHPLNLLV, encoded by the coding sequence ATGTTCAGGTTCCAGAAAGAGCAGGAGATCGTCAATATTGCAGGTGTGAAGATCGGAGGCCAGCCGGGTGAGCTGGCAACAGCGCTTGCAGGTACTATATTCTATGAAGGCCACAGCATCGTGGAAGATGCGGATGCCGGTATATTTGACAGGGCAGGAGCAGAAGCTCTTGTGAACATGCAGGATTCCATGTCCGACGAGACTGGAAATCCTTCAATTGTCCACATCTTTGCCAATACTTTCGAGAGCATGCAGAAGTACATCGATTTTGTGACCTCGGTAAGTGATTCTCCTTTCATCATCGATTCCCCGCAGCCTGCTGTGAGGATGGCTTCATCAGAATATGTCACCGACATCGGTCTTGCTGACAAGACGATCTACAATTCCATTAACATGAGCATCAGCGATGAGGAATGTGCAGCCCTTGCAGATTCCGATATTGACAGTTCCATCATCCTCGGCTTCAATGCAATGGATTCCTCCCTTGATGGCAGGATGGCATTGCTTGAGAACGGTGGCAAACTGATGGACAGGGGCCTGCTGGAAATTGCTGATGAATGTGGTATCACGAACGTGCTCATCGATCCCAGCATAACTCCAATGGGCGATGGGGCAGGTATTGCTCTTCGTATGACCATGACTGCCAAGGCGAAATGGGGATATCCTGTAGGATCCGGAATTCATAATGCTCCTTCTTCCTGGAGCTGGCTTAAAGCCAAGAAGAAGGAAGACCCACTTGTCTACAAGATGTGCGACATTGGAACGGTTTCCATGCAACAGCTTGCCGGTGGCGATTTTGTGCTCTATGGTCCTATTGAGAATGCAAAGTACACCTTCCCTCTTGCGGCAATGGCGGATATCATGATCTCAGAGGCATCTTCTGATCTTGATATCGAACCTTCATCCTCACACCCGCTTAACCTGCTGGTGTGA
- a CDS encoding tetrahydromethanopterin S-methyltransferase subunit A: MCELWGVDIETVACGWPVVKGDCTAGNSDSCIAVITLASSLEPYDEAAMWGTCKTENLGAEKIIINTVSNSNIRYLLVCGSESRGHLAGKTLVALHKNGIDEDGRIIGSDGAIPFIENVSRDVIERFQKQVTLIERIGLVDIDEIRRIVDEYKGKEGPYCEAAFVVESARKKSRPVMDVTSGDIMISGDVMLDSASGIVCEVDSV; encoded by the coding sequence TTGTGTGAATTATGGGGTGTTGACATAGAAACTGTTGCATGTGGATGGCCTGTTGTGAAAGGGGACTGTACCGCCGGGAATTCAGACTCCTGTATTGCAGTAATAACTCTTGCAAGCTCGCTTGAACCTTATGATGAAGCTGCCATGTGGGGCACCTGCAAGACCGAGAACCTTGGTGCAGAGAAGATCATCATAAACACGGTATCGAACTCGAATATCAGGTATCTTCTTGTCTGTGGCAGTGAATCCAGAGGTCACCTTGCAGGAAAAACACTTGTTGCACTTCATAAGAACGGCATAGATGAGGACGGGCGGATCATCGGTTCTGATGGTGCTATCCCTTTCATCGAGAATGTCAGCAGGGATGTTATTGAACGTTTCCAGAAGCAGGTAACCCTCATTGAACGTATCGGCCTGGTGGATATTGATGAGATCCGCCGGATCGTTGATGAATACAAGGGCAAGGAAGGCCCGTACTGTGAAGCAGCTTTCGTTGTGGAAAGCGCCAGGAAGAAAAGCAGGCCTGTTATGGATGTTACATCAGGTGACATCATGATATCAGGTGATGTAATGCTTGATTCGGCTTCCGGTATCGTCTGTGAAGTGGATTCCGTGTAA
- the mtxX gene encoding methanogenesis marker protein Mmp4/MtxX → MDVVRKRALSNTAKVAIGVRDPTPKMISSIEKAHNEGYAHVILVGDKQEIDAVGTSLEIINTHEPELVLGDLLASGSVDAAVRGTAKASGTLSHLRDVLKIDRLHRMAFLLTAEGVPFFLAPVGIDEGNNLSDKITLVKLGVEHMRRFGVEPVVGVLSGGRMGDLGRHENIDRTLADADFLASRLRENGICAKHYTILIEDAIKEANFIFAPDGITGNLIFRTLVFLGGGDGIGAPVLMDDHVFVDTSRVGGHYTKAIMLASALVDMKNERNRS, encoded by the coding sequence ATGGATGTTGTCCGGAAAAGGGCTCTTTCAAACACTGCAAAAGTGGCTATTGGTGTACGTGATCCCACACCCAAGATGATCTCCAGCATAGAGAAAGCCCACAACGAGGGTTATGCACACGTTATTCTTGTAGGGGATAAGCAGGAGATCGATGCCGTTGGCACTTCCCTTGAGATAATCAACACACATGAGCCGGAGCTGGTCCTTGGTGACCTGCTGGCATCGGGTTCGGTGGATGCGGCTGTAAGGGGAACTGCAAAGGCCTCGGGAACTCTTTCCCATCTCAGGGATGTCCTGAAGATCGATCGCCTGCATCGTATGGCCTTTCTCCTGACAGCCGAAGGCGTTCCGTTCTTCCTCGCACCTGTGGGGATCGATGAGGGAAATAATCTTTCAGACAAGATCACACTTGTCAAACTTGGTGTGGAACACATGCGAAGGTTTGGCGTTGAGCCGGTGGTCGGTGTCCTCTCCGGAGGCAGGATGGGGGATCTTGGAAGGCACGAGAACATTGACCGCACACTTGCAGATGCTGACTTCCTGGCAAGCAGGTTGCGGGAAAATGGTATATGTGCAAAGCATTATACAATACTGATCGAGGATGCCATAAAGGAGGCGAATTTCATCTTTGCTCCTGATGGCATAACCGGTAACCTGATATTCAGGACCCTTGTTTTCCTCGGAGGAGGGGACGGTATCGGTGCACCGGTATTGATGGACGACCATGTCTTCGTGGACACATCACGCGTTGGTGGCCACTACACAAAGGCCATAATGCTTGCAAGTGCCCTTGTGGACATGAAAAATGAGAGAAACAGATCTTGA
- a CDS encoding replication factor C large subunit, with product MAESIEWVEKYRPQSLSDLVGNKKSVVDMREWAESWLTGTPEKRAAILYGPAGVGKTSAAHALARDFGWETIELNASDQRTAGAIERVAGSASKMSSLTGTSSKRLIILDEADNMHGNADRGGSRAVGNIIKTTDQPIVLIANDLYGLTPTIRSNCIELKFNSVQGRSMIPALKKICVEEKIMCGVGVLEKLAENAGGDMRSAVKDLQAVSLGRDEIYIEDIATSERDTKENIFKVMGKIFKSTDPKSALQATYGLDETPENLIHWIDENLPLQYGTQEGTEEDVITGYRRLSKADRYLGRVRKRQSYRLWRYASVLMTCGTVVSKSHVSRGFTKYQPPSFWRKMGQLRSKRDMRDNIASRIGDHCNESMRYSRTDLAHLYGRMLKDDAYAVDVTVDLDLTVDEIVYLTGGKKVTKGIQKIYDLAQEKRSTYGTDDAPVFFEKKAARKVQDKKQMDLNQIMQNAASSGNSDSAGSSQNADPTPKAEPKPEPKPAAKAKPQKTLFDF from the coding sequence ATGGCAGAATCTATCGAATGGGTTGAAAAATACAGGCCACAGTCCCTTTCAGATCTTGTGGGCAACAAGAAATCGGTCGTGGATATGAGAGAGTGGGCAGAATCATGGCTCACCGGCACACCGGAAAAGCGTGCAGCCATACTCTACGGACCTGCAGGTGTCGGAAAGACGTCCGCAGCACATGCACTCGCCAGGGACTTCGGCTGGGAGACCATCGAGCTGAACGCAAGTGACCAGCGAACAGCAGGTGCTATCGAAAGGGTAGCAGGTTCTGCATCGAAGATGAGCTCACTTACCGGCACATCCTCAAAGCGACTGATCATCCTGGATGAGGCCGACAACATGCACGGAAATGCCGACAGAGGTGGCTCCCGTGCCGTGGGAAACATAATCAAGACAACTGACCAGCCCATCGTGCTGATCGCTAATGACCTCTACGGACTCACACCCACCATACGCTCGAATTGCATTGAGCTGAAGTTCAACTCGGTGCAGGGAAGGTCCATGATCCCGGCGCTCAAGAAGATATGCGTTGAGGAGAAGATCATGTGTGGCGTAGGCGTCCTTGAGAAACTGGCCGAGAACGCCGGTGGAGACATGCGAAGTGCTGTCAAGGACCTTCAGGCAGTTTCACTGGGAAGGGACGAGATCTACATTGAGGATATCGCCACCTCCGAGAGGGACACGAAGGAAAACATCTTCAAGGTGATGGGAAAGATCTTCAAGAGCACCGACCCGAAAAGTGCATTGCAGGCCACATACGGCCTGGACGAGACTCCTGAGAACCTGATCCACTGGATCGACGAGAACCTGCCATTGCAATATGGCACGCAGGAAGGTACCGAAGAGGATGTGATTACAGGCTACAGGCGTCTTTCAAAAGCAGACAGGTACCTTGGTCGTGTGAGAAAGCGACAGAGCTACCGCCTCTGGAGATATGCGAGTGTCCTCATGACATGCGGAACAGTTGTATCGAAGTCACATGTCAGCCGTGGGTTCACAAAATACCAGCCACCATCGTTCTGGAGAAAGATGGGACAACTAAGGTCAAAGCGCGATATGAGGGATAATATTGCATCCCGGATCGGCGACCACTGCAACGAGTCCATGCGTTATTCACGCACAGACCTGGCACACCTCTACGGCAGGATGCTGAAGGATGATGCCTATGCAGTAGACGTTACTGTGGACCTGGACCTGACCGTGGATGAGATCGTCTATCTTACCGGTGGGAAGAAGGTCACAAAAGGCATACAGAAGATCTATGACCTGGCACAGGAAAAACGCAGTACCTATGGCACTGACGATGCACCGGTATTCTTTGAGAAGAAGGCAGCCAGAAAGGTACAGGACAAAAAGCAAATGGACCTGAACCAGATCATGCAAAATGCTGCATCAAGCGGGAATTCAGATTCTGCAGGAAGTTCACAGAACGCAGATCCGACTCCAAAAGCTGAACCGAAGCCGGAGCCAAAACCGGCTGCTAAAGCAAAGCCTCAGAAGACATTGTTCGATTTCTGA
- a CDS encoding ABC transporter ATP-binding protein yields MSSDTKPLIEYQNVTVRKKDRNVLDSISLNIDVGENVAIIGPNGSGKSSLIKTVTREYYPLADCEDLVFRIMGQDVWDLFEMRHFLGIVSYDLQEDYERNVSGLDAVISGFFSSIGLYPNHKISPEMKEKAIGLLELLGISHLSEKKMSEMSTGEARRVLIARALVHDPQTLVLDEPSNSLDMRSRHVFRETLRRIASAGKSIILVTHDLDDVIPEIGRVVLLKDGQVFLDGPKEDILTAGNLSELFDMDVEVACEKGYYRTWIDPLSL; encoded by the coding sequence ATGTCCAGCGATACAAAACCACTTATTGAGTACCAAAACGTAACTGTCAGAAAGAAAGACAGGAATGTTCTTGATTCTATCTCTTTGAACATTGATGTCGGAGAGAACGTTGCCATCATAGGTCCCAATGGTTCCGGCAAATCCTCCCTGATCAAAACGGTCACAAGGGAATACTATCCTCTTGCTGATTGTGAGGATCTTGTCTTCAGGATTATGGGGCAGGATGTGTGGGACCTTTTTGAAATGAGGCATTTCCTGGGGATCGTGTCCTATGACCTGCAGGAAGACTATGAAAGGAATGTTTCCGGGCTGGATGCAGTGATCTCAGGATTTTTCAGCAGCATTGGTCTGTATCCTAACCATAAGATCTCGCCTGAAATGAAGGAAAAGGCCATTGGACTTCTTGAACTTCTTGGCATATCCCATCTTTCTGAAAAGAAGATGTCAGAAATGTCCACTGGTGAAGCCAGACGTGTCCTTATTGCAAGGGCACTGGTGCATGATCCGCAGACCCTTGTGCTCGATGAGCCCTCGAACAGTCTTGACATGAGATCACGTCACGTGTTCAGGGAGACATTAAGAAGAATAGCTTCTGCAGGAAAGAGCATCATACTTGTGACGCATGATCTTGATGATGTGATTCCTGAGATCGGTCGTGTTGTGCTGTTAAAGGACGGGCAGGTTTTCCTCGATGGTCCTAAGGAGGACATACTTACGGCAGGCAACCTCTCTGAACTCTTCGATATGGACGTTGAGGTTGCTTGCGAAAAAGGATATTACAGGACATGGATCGATCCATTGTCCCTTTGA
- a CDS encoding methylated-DNA--[protein]-cysteine S-methyltransferase, translating to MYYDLMRTKLGTILLVGDNEGLKVLNIQDGERKYPIPSDWEQNEAFFKDVEEQIGHYLEGDLKDFDVKLAPVGTDFQRKVWDALTMIPYGTTVSYGYVAEMISNPKASRAVGHANSLNPIQVIVPCHRVVSSSGKLAGYAGGLDVMVELLKLEGIKTRDRGNGKYSIIPE from the coding sequence ATGTATTATGATCTCATGAGAACGAAACTTGGAACCATTCTGCTGGTCGGGGATAATGAGGGGTTGAAAGTGCTTAACATTCAGGATGGAGAAAGAAAATATCCGATTCCCTCTGACTGGGAGCAGAATGAGGCTTTCTTCAAAGATGTCGAAGAACAAATTGGTCATTATCTCGAAGGTGATCTGAAAGATTTTGATGTCAAGCTCGCACCTGTTGGCACCGATTTTCAGAGAAAGGTGTGGGATGCTCTGACAATGATCCCTTACGGTACGACAGTTTCCTATGGATATGTGGCTGAAATGATCAGCAATCCTAAAGCTTCAAGGGCAGTAGGCCATGCAAATTCACTAAATCCGATACAGGTGATCGTCCCATGCCACCGCGTTGTGAGCTCTTCGGGGAAACTTGCAGGTTATGCCGGCGGGCTTGACGTGATGGTGGAGCTTCTAAAACTTGAAGGCATAAAGACCAGGGACAGGGGTAATGGCAAGTACAGCATCATACCTGAGTGA